One Methanobacterium sp. genomic region harbors:
- a CDS encoding M48 family metallopeptidase: MQTVKIYDLNVEYDIIHRNVKYWRLELKNEKLVIIAPNGHDNYEKIIEKHKKWIYKKFKAINASKHEAKQRELNYGLGEEEFRALVRSLVEKFSLELGVTVNKIYFRKMKSRWGSCSSRNNININRYLKYLPESLIEYVVFHEVAHLVELNHSKRFWDIIMEKFNNYKEIEKELSIYWFAIKDTIIEAQFSESKT, from the coding sequence ATGCAGACTGTAAAAATCTATGATCTAAATGTGGAATATGATATAATTCACCGCAATGTGAAGTACTGGCGTTTGGAGCTAAAAAATGAAAAATTAGTGATTATAGCCCCTAATGGGCATGATAATTATGAAAAGATCATAGAAAAACACAAAAAATGGATTTATAAGAAATTTAAAGCTATTAATGCATCAAAACATGAAGCAAAGCAGAGAGAACTTAATTATGGGCTTGGTGAGGAAGAATTCAGGGCACTGGTCCGCAGCCTTGTTGAAAAGTTCTCGCTTGAACTGGGTGTAACTGTAAATAAAATCTATTTCCGGAAGATGAAATCAAGATGGGGAAGCTGCAGTTCCAGAAATAATATCAATATCAACAGATACTTAAAATATTTACCTGAATCTTTAATTGAATATGTTGTTTTTCATGAAGTTGCCCATCTTGTTGAGTTAAATCACAGCAAACGGTTCTGGGATATAATAATGGAAAAATTTAATAATTATAAAGAGATAGAAAAAGAACTCTCAATCTACTGGTTTGCAATTAAAGATACTATAATTGAGGCACAATTTAGTGAATCAAAAACCTAA